One Hypnocyclicus thermotrophus DNA segment encodes these proteins:
- a CDS encoding M23 family metallopeptidase — MKKVYFVLFSLIFISCSSVNQYNKTFDFGTDKGYKDLTILFDDGTDYYILDKKIKNSNTKIITSKNIKKEKENIKKDNINTTLSKDYTINNSTNLFYPLSNFKITRNFDKNGKKSIEIASSENKISASAPGMVIYSGENSNLGKAIFIYHNNGYISIYSHLTELKYKKGDYIRDVNTTIAIFNDTFEYELRKRTDKGVIAINPIEILKKK, encoded by the coding sequence ATGAAAAAAGTTTATTTTGTTCTATTTTCATTAATATTTATATCTTGTAGCTCTGTAAATCAATACAATAAAACTTTTGATTTTGGTACTGATAAAGGATATAAAGATTTAACTATTCTTTTTGATGATGGAACAGATTATTATATTTTAGATAAAAAAATTAAAAATTCAAATACAAAAATTATAACTTCTAAAAATATAAAAAAAGAAAAAGAAAATATAAAAAAAGATAATATAAATACTACTTTATCAAAAGATTACACAATAAATAATTCTACTAATTTATTTTATCCGTTATCTAATTTTAAAATAACTAGAAATTTTGATAAAAACGGTAAAAAATCTATTGAAATTGCTAGTTCAGAAAATAAAATAAGTGCTTCAGCGCCTGGAATGGTTATATATTCTGGAGAAAATTCTAATCTTGGAAAAGCTATTTTTATTTATCACAACAATGGATATATTTCTATTTATTCTCATCTAACAGAATTAAAATATAAAAAAGGTGATTATATTAGAGATGTGAATACTACTATTGCTATATTTAATGATACATTTGAATACGAATTAAGAAAAAGAACTGACAAAGGAGTTATTGCTATAAATCCTATTGAAATACTTAAAAAGAAATAA
- the fliS gene encoding flagellar export chaperone FliS, producing MYNNNPYNKNNAYAQYKNTQIQTATPGQLILLLYEGGVKFCKLAKISIDEKNIMNANKYIIKIQDIITELMASLDMKSGGEIAQNLYSIYDYMLSQLVEANLKKDKEKIDEVQKLLEELRDTWKVAVKNTGGVKGGLKGGFGRA from the coding sequence ATGTATAATAATAATCCATACAACAAAAATAATGCTTATGCACAGTATAAAAATACTCAAATTCAAACAGCAACACCAGGACAATTGATATTGCTTTTATATGAAGGTGGCGTAAAATTTTGTAAATTAGCAAAAATAAGCATTGATGAAAAAAATATAATGAATGCTAATAAATATATAATAAAAATACAAGATATAATAACAGAATTAATGGCTTCTTTGGATATGAAAAGTGGTGGAGAAATAGCTCAAAATTTATATAGTATTTATGATTATATGTTAAGTCAATTAGTAGAAGCTAATTTAAAAAAAGATAAAGAAAAAATAGATGAAGTTCAAAAATTATTAGAAGAATTAAGAGATACTTGGAAAGTAGCAGTAAAAAATACTGGTGGAGTGAAAGGTGGATTAAAAGGTGGATTTGGAAGAGCTTGA